The genomic window GTTCATATCCCATCTCTTCGAAAATAGACAATATTCTTTGGGAATCGTATTCATTCATCTGACAACCAAAAGTCCTGATATAAACCTTCTTAATCATTTTAACTCTCTACCAAACCTCTTGTTTATTTTATTTTTTAATTCCTCATCAGTTAGCAAACCGTAAAATCTCTTTAAATTCTTTTTATCCCTAATAAGACCATAGGCATAGGTGCTGTAATATATACTCATCTGGTCATTTAATCCCTTACGCAAATTAATCACCGATGATGCCATACCTTCTTTAAGTAGCTGGTCTGTGATATTGTCGAGGTTACCGCACTTTCGCAAGTATTGATAGTTCTTTTGTTCTAAAAGATTTGCTTTTATTATTGGATACCCTATTTCGCACAAAATAAAGGTATAGTTATCAGGGATTGTATTGATCAAATGTTTTAATCTTTTTACATCATTTTTATCGCTATAGACTTTGATCAAACTTTTGTAATATCTGTCATTCTTCTCTACAAAACATCTATCTATTAGATTTATATCCACTTCTTTATTCAGCTTAAAATGGGCATCAAGGATCATACAATAGCTCTCAGGTAGAAGATCGATATGTTTATTATACTGATAAGATTTCAATACATCCTCAAACTTCCCTACTTTCCACACCCTTTCTATCGCCAAATTTATTGTATCTTTGTCCCTATACCTATTGTAAGCTTTCCAAAACTCCGTCATTAACTCTAATCTGTATAACTTTATACTTAATTGTTTTATCTCATCATTTGAAAGATTAGAAAGATTTATCAATGAAAAAGCCTTTTTAATACTATCCACTTTGTCTATCTGCATAATATAGTAAAACCTGAGTCTGTCAGAGAGGTTTTCAGGATCTATCTCAGTATTATTATCGATGGAACATGATGTACCTAGAAGAGCATTTTTCAAGCTATAATCCCTATATTTTTCTATCAAATCGTAAGCCTGTGTACAATTATCCATTGCTGTAATGTAAACATGATCAAAAATCATCCCCCTTTTATCAAAACGATTATCATCAATACCGTTAATCTGATAGAAATACCCCTTAGCTTTAACATAATCCTTCTTTAGAAGATATATCTTATAAAGTAGATACTTCGCAAAAATAGCTTCCTTACTTCTGTTATCCTTCTGGAGAAACTCCTCGAGATTCATAGCGGATATATCATAAAAACCATCGTTATAAGCACTCAAACCAACATAATAACTCTCTATCTCTGACCAACCAGTACTAAAAAAGCTAAACAATAAGAGCAATATTAAGATCAGTTTTTTATACATTCCGCCATTATCTCTATAGGGTGTTTTATGCTTTTTGCACTCATGTGTTCCATCTGCATTCTACAGGTAGGACAGTCTGTCGCTCCCAAATGGGAATTAGACCTATTTAACTTTTCTATCATCGGAGAACCTATCTTGACACTTAATTCATAGTTCTTGCTTGATATACCCCAACTACCTGCCATACCACAACAATGGGAGTTTAAATGCTCCACTTCGAGCCCCTTTACCTTTTTCATCATTAAAATAGATGAATCAGCATCTCTTTGTACCTTCAGATGACAAGGCATATGGTAAGAAACTTTAAGGGGAGCTGGTGCAGAAAAATTTACTCTATCAGAAAACTTGTTGACCAGAGAACTTATATGGATTAACTTCTGCTTAATAACAGGAATTATACTATCGTTTGATAGATAATTCCATTCCTCCATTAGAGAAAGACCACATGAGGAACAGGTTACGACTATAAAGTCTACATCATAGACCAACTTTTTCCAAGACTGTAGGTTTTCTTTTATTTTATCACTGGCATGCTTGACCATACCCTTAGAAAGCATGGGCAAACCGCAACAGTGCTGATTTGGTGTTATCACCTGCATACCCATACTTGTCAGAACCTTTATTGCCGATTCACCTATCTCTGGCTTTATATAAGAAGCATAACAACCACTAAAGTACAAAACCTTTATATCCCCCTCACCCTCATATCTCTTAACCCTTTCAAAAAGACAATCCTTTGGAAAAACCACAGGCTCCCTCTCCGCAGATATACCAATCAATGACTCTGCTACCTTTCTCACCATCTTAACATGTAACGGAAGATTTATAAACTTTGAGAACTTCCTTGTATATCTACCAGCAAGTTCAGCACTGACAAGCATCCGCTTTTCCAGTGACACACCGAACCTTTTTACATAATGACCCCTTGCTTCAATCGCCATTTTCGGAATATTGACATTGGAAGGGCATTCTTTATAACAACTACCACAATTTACACAATGATCTATTATATATTGGAAAGCAGATTCAAAAACAGCTTGATCAGGTATCTCTCCACTTATCAAATATCTTAAGATATTCGCTTTTGCCTTCGGTGCAGCAGCCTCATCCCTTGTAAACTTGTATATTGGACACATCCTTGTTGCAGTAGTAACAGTGGTACATTTTGAACAACCATGGCACTTTTCCACTTCTTCTAAAAAAGTACCATTCCATTTTAAAAGATTATCGAAAACCTCTTTACTTTTGTAATCCTTGCCATATCTAAGGTTTTTAAGCACTTGAAACTCATCATGATAGGTTTTTATCTCGGGATTTAAGATGTTGTATGGATCAAAAAGCCCTTTCACCTCAAGAAATAGTGGGTATATCCTTTCATACTGTTGTCTGATATAACAGCTCCTTATTCTCCCATCACCATGTTCACCAGATATGGCACCACCTAATGAATGCACTAGATCAAAGAACTCATCCGCAATAAGCTTTAACTTTATAACATCAGATTCCTCCTTAAGATTTAACAACGGTCTTGTATGCATTAACCCCTTTGCTATATGTCCATAGACAACAAAATTAACTTGATATTTTTCAAGGAGGGCATAGGTCCCCTCAAAATACTCCACTAGCCTATCTAAAGGTACAGCAGCATCTTCAATTAGGGCCAATATCTTTTTCTCACCCTTTAATTTATAAAGTATCGGTACAGCAGCTTTCCTAACAGCCCAAAATCTACTCTTCTCATCTTCCTCTATTGCTAAAAAGCTACTTGAGGATAGCCTTTCCTCTTCTAGTATCTTTTTTGCAAGGATAGCTTTTTCCTCTACTTCTGTTTTGTCGATAGAATCAAACTCAATGAGCAAAACATTATCTATACCACTGGGTATTCTATCTCTAAGGGACTCATCGGACTCCTTTGCAATTTTAAGTAGAGACTTATCCATGATCTCTATACCTGCAGGGCCAAGTGGCATGAGCTTTTGAACAGCCTTAGCTGATGATATAATATCATCAAAATATGCCACTACAAGGCTATCATAAGCAGGCTTTGGCTCAAGCTTGAATTTTAATTTGGTAACAACCGCCAAAGTCCCCTCAGAACCAGCAAGCAATTTCTTTATATTTAGCCTGCCATTTTCAACTAAACCTTTCAAGTTATAACCTGCTACATTATACCTTATATGGGGGTAAGAAGCCTCAATGTCATCTGCATTGTTTATGTAAATATCATATATCTTTTTAAACTGCTCAGGCAGATCATCATAATCAGCATGTTCCAGTTCACTTATCGAATACACTGAACCATCGCTTAAAATTAGCTCCGCATCCAGAATATAATCAGCCACATTTCCATACTTAACTGAGTGGGCACCACTTGCATTTGTTCCATACATACCTCCAAATGTGGCATACTCCCCACTGGAGGGATCAGGAGGGAAAAACAACCCCTTCCCCTTTAAAAACTCCTCCAACTCTCCAAATCTATATCCCGGTTCACATATAAAATACATTTTATCATAATCAATTTCTACAAGACGGTTCATATATTTTGAAAAATCAAGAACAATCCCTTTACCGATAGCTGATCCACATAGACCACTACCAGCCCCCCTGGAATGTAAACTAAAGCCATATTTCCTACAAAAACTTACCACCTCTACCACATCATTTCTATTTTTAGGGTATATCACCAGTATAGGCTCAACTTTAAATATACTACCATCTGTCGAATGCATGAGCCTTCTTAATTTATCGGTAAAAATATCCCCAGACACCCTTTCTTTTAATTCTTCAAAGATATTGCTTGTAAGATGAGGCATCAATTGCTCCTTGTTTTTTAAGTAAGAATATCTAAATTATATTAAAAATGTCAATAAATAATCTATATTGCCAAAAGATTTTGTCAATGAATGATTTTATGATTGTAATTTTTCCAAAAAGTCGATACAAACTGTGCAGATATTATCCCCAGAAAGAACTAACGTATTATCAAGACCAAAATTCCCTTTTATAGAAGATTCAGCAAGCACTTTTAATATAGTATGGGGATCTATATTAGTACTATCATCAAAGAAAAATTTTATCTGTTTACCAGATATCACAACCTTTTTAATACTTATTCTTGAAGAAAGATATTTTATATACATGATATTCAAAAGATTCCTCACAGGTTCAGGGATATCGCCATAATTTGAGCTAAGCTCCTCTTCCAAAGAAAGGTACATTTGCCTATCCAAATCAGATAACCTATTATACCACCTCATCCTTTCTGTAGGCTCAACAATATAATCGGCAGGTATAAAATAAGGTATGGAGGCTTGAATTTCTGTATCCACATGTTTTACATGTTCCCCCTTTAGCTCCTGAATAGCATCATTAATCATTTGTATATACAACTCATAACCTATACTTGAAATATGCCCTGACTGTTCAGCTCCAAGCATTTCACCTGCACCTCTTAACTGGAGATCATAAGAGGCAATTTTAAAACCACTCCCCAAATCAGACATTTGTTGGATAATCTTAATCCTCTTTTTTGCAAGTATCGATAGTAGATTAAAGTTCCTCACAAAAAGGTAACAATACCCCCTTCTGTCAGATCTGCCAACCCTTCCCTTTAGCTGATAAAGCTGAGACAGTCCAAACCGTTCTGCACCATCAATAATGATAGTGTTTACATTCGGTATATCTATACCATTTTCAATTATAGTGGAACACACCAAAACATCCAGATCCCCTTCATAAAATCTGTCAAGCACCTTTTCTACCTTAGCAGGATCCATCTGCCCATGAGCTATTTCCACCCTGGCTTCAGGTAGCATCCCCTTTATTCTGTATGCCACTTCTTCAATCTTTTTTAAATCGTTAAATAGGTAATATGCCTGGCCTCCTCTTTTTAGCTCATGTAATAGGGCATTTTTGACCTCATCCTCACTGCTAATGATATTTGTAATCACAGGCAGTCTATCTTCAGGAGGGGTTTCGATTATACTAATATCCCTTATACCAGATAGAGAAAACTGCAATGTTCTTGGAATAGGCGTGGCACTCATTGCAAGAACATCTATATTACTTTTTAAATTTTTTATCTTCTCCTTATGAGCTACCCCAAACCTTTGTTCTTCATCTATCACCAATAACCCGAGATCCTTAAAAATCACATCATTCGAAAGTAATCTGTGAGTACCTATGATGATATCCACTGCACCTCTTGAGAGATCTTTTAAGACCTCACTTATCTCTTTTCTGGATCTAAATCTTGATATATATTCTATCCTAAATGGTAGATATTTAAACCTCTTTTTAAACGTTTCAAAATGCTGTTTAACAAGTATCGTAGTGGGAGCAAGTATTGCCACCTGTTTACCAGAGGAGCAACATTTACAAGCAGCCCTTACAGCTACCTCTGTTTTACCAAAACCCACATCGCCACATACAAGTCTATCCATCGGCTGTTCTTTCTCCATATCATACAAAACATCCTTAATGGCATTAAGCTGGTCCTCAGTTTCATCATATTCAAAAGAATCTTCAATAATTTTTAGAAAAGCCCCATCATCTTTGAAAGCAAACCCTTTTTTTGCTTTTCTTTCTGCATAAAGCTTTAAGAGATCTATGGCAATCTTCTTAGCACTTTTTTGAGCCTGCTCTTTGAGTTTTTTCCATTTTGTACTTTGCAGTGAATTTATCTTTGGCGCTGAGTCTCCAACCCCAATATATTTTTGTATTTGTCCAATATTTTCAAGGGATACAAAAAGTATCTCTCCACCCTCGTATTCAATTGTAAGATAATCACCCTCAATACCACCTATCTTTTTATGCTCCAAACCTTTAAATATACCTATACCATAGTCAACATGTACCACATAATCGCCGATCTCAAGATCAGAGATGTTCGTCCTGAAAACATCTTTTCTACCCTTCTTTCTCCCCTTTCGCACAAACCCAAAGATATCTTCATCTCTAAAGAACGCCAAATGATCCTTTTCATTTATAAAACCCCCTGTTATGGAAAAAGGGTACATGTTAAGTTTTGCCACATTGAGTTCTTCGTAAGATTTACATACGTTTATATCAATCTCATAATCTCTAAAAAAGTCTTTTATAATAGTTTGAAATCTTTCACTTTCTACAGCTACAACTGTTTTAATACCTTTACCTCTGTACTCTTTAAAAAAATCTGCAAGCCTTGCAAGGCTCTGGTAACTATTCTTTAACCCCTGTACAACAAATGTAGTGCTCTTAAAATCTATCAATTTTGTCGATCCCTCGGTATACACCTCTGTTAACCATACTATCTCCTTGTCCAGCACTTTTTTTAGATCCTGCTTCGTTAAAAAATTACCATTTAGAATAAAATCATCCACGGAGTACTCCCCACAAGCATCCATGAGCCTTAGATAAAACTTATCTATCTCATGTTCCAAATGTTCACCGATATAGACAATTTCCCAATCCTTTAGGTAATCAAAGAGGGTACTCATCTGTTTGTATACACAAGGAGCATACCAGTGATGTCCAGCAAACTTACCGTATAGATTAGCCTTTTCTTTTAAGGTATCACTTTTTAAAGCCTTCTTGAAATCATCAAGATCATAAATCCCTTCGTTTGCAGGTATAATAACGAACTCTTTTAGTTCCATTGTTCTTTTTTGGGTATCTATGTTATACTCATAAATAGCTTCTATATCGTTATCAAAAAACTCTACTCTTATTGGGGAATCGTAGTTAACCGGATAGAAATCCACGACATCCCCTCTGTACGAAAACTCCCCTTCTCCTGTTACTATCTCCACCTGTATGAAGCCTAAATAGTCCAAATAATAGATAAGCTCATCCCTATTGAAGATATCTCCTTTTCTAATAGTTATGAGAGAAGAGCTAAGTATTTCAGAAGGTATTACCTTTTTGACAAGCCCATAAATAGTACACAAAACCACACCACTACTGCCATTGAGAAGTTTTATAAGGGTTTCAAGTCGTTTACCTACAATTTTGGGCATTATTCTTGTTTTCTCAAAGGGCTCATGCTGATAGCTGGGAAAGGGAAGTAGATGATCTTTAAGGAAAAAGTCTAATTCATTAAAAATCCTTTCATAAAGATAATCGTCCACCAACACAAGGTATTTTTTATTTCTATCGATAAATTTTGTAAGGTAATAACTTCTAGCACTACCCCAAAGCCCTGAAAACTCTTTATACTCTAATGACAGGGGGTTAGCCCCTTGAACCATATCTCTTTAAGACCTCATCGATGATATTTGTCGTTGCAAACCCTTCTTCATAGTTTAACGATAACACTTTACCACCATGCTTTAATACTATATCAGCACCAACAATCTGATCAATCTGCCAATCCCCACCTTTTACTAAAATATGGGGCATAATATCCTTTATGAGCTCATAGGGCGTATCCTCTTCAAAAAAGGTAACAAAATCTACACTTTTTAAAGCATTCAACATAATCAATCGTTCATTAAGTGAGTTTATCGGTCTTTTTTCCCCTTTTAATCTCCTTACCGAAGCATCAGAATTCACACCGACTACAAGCAAATCACCTAACTTTTTGGCCTCCTCTAAATATTTTATATGTCCCACATGTAAAATATCAAAACAACCATTTGTAAATACGAGCCTATTTTGTTTTCTTAAAATGCTAAAAAAACTCTTCACGTCACTTCTATCTATAATAGCCATTACTCCATCTCCGCAAATCTTCCAAACATTATCTCATCCACTATGCCACATATTATATGAAAGCTTATGATATGTATCTCCTGAATACGCGCCGTAACATCGGAATCAACCCTTAAAAGTATATCACAAAGACCCATCATCTTACCTCCACTTTTTCCAGTAAAACCGATACTTTTAATACCCAGTTTTGAAGCTGTTCTAAGAGCCTTTATAACATTAGGGGAATTACCACTTGTAGATATGGCTATCACTATATCACCCTCAGATCCCAAAGCCTCTATCTGTTTTGAAAATATATCCTCGAAACTATAATCATTTCCAATAGAAGTTAGGATAGATGAATCAGTCGTAAGAGCAATCGCCGGCAAAGGAGGTCTTTCCATCTGAAATCTATTTACAAACTCTGCAGCTACATGTTGAGCATCTGCAGCAGAACCCCCATTGCCGAATATTAATAACTTACCACCTTTCAGAAAAGTGTTTGCTATCTCCTTTGATATCTCAAGAAGTATGGGAGTTGCCTCAGCGAAAAAACGGTTTTGAACAGTTTTTATATCGTTAATAATATCGTCAATATATTTTTCCATGGGTCACCTCATAGCTTTTCTGCAGCTTTTGTTGCAAGAGCAGAACGCTCACCTTTTATGAGCATTATCGATGCAGCTATAGGATCATTTTTAAACCTATCCACAACATAGCTCAAACCATTTGAATATATATCTATATAAGGATTATCAATCTGATTGGGATCACCGGTGAGAACAATCTTGGTTCCTTCCCCAGCTCGTGTTAGGATTGTTTTTATCTCATGGGGGGTAAGGTTTTGTGCTTCATCCACGATGAAGTATTGGTGGGGGATACTTCTACCCCTAATATAGGTAAGCGCCTCGATCTCCACCATATTCTGGGCAAAAAGCTCTTTGTATGATAGTTCACTATCACTTTGATCCAAAATAAGTGTGAGATTGTCGTACACAGGCTGCATCCATGGGTTTATCTTTTCTTTTAGTTCTCCAGGTAAATACCCCAAATCTTTTCCCATAGGAAATATCGGCCTTGACACCAACAACTTTTTGTATGCCCCATCATCCACCACTTTCTTAAGCCCTGCAGCAATAGCCAATAATGTTTTTCCTGTTCCTGATATCCCCACAAGACATACCAGTTTTATATTATCATCCATTAGGGCATCAAATGCAAAACGTTGTTCCGTGTTTCGTGCCGTTATCCCCCACAAACCATCTTTAAACTCAACAATCTTCCGAATATGCATCTGTTCATCAAACTTCGCCAAAACAGAGTGCCCAGGCCTGCTGTTGGAATCTAATCTAACATATTCATTTATAAACCCATCAAAGCCAGGATTAGGGACAATATGGTTTTTATAAAGTAAATCTATAATTTCATCATCTACCTGTAAAACCTTTGTCCCCTCAGCAAAATCAACAAAATCAGACCTTTCCTGGGTATAATCTATAGACTTTACCCCTAAAACATCAGCTTTTATTCTAAGGTTGGCATCTTTGGTCACAAATATAGTTTCATAAGGCTCATGCTCCTTCAACCATATAGCCACAGATATGATAAGATTATCAGCTTTATCGTGGATTAGATCATTAGAGACCTTTGAACTGATGGTATGATTGCAGATATTTACCCTTATCTTACTACCATTGGGTAGATACACCCCTTCTCTTAAATCCCCTTGTTTTCTCAAATCATCTAAGAATCTACCAAAAAATCTGGCATTGTATCCTGTTTGATCCATATTCTTTTTAAAATTATCTATCTCTTCAATGACCATGATAGGAATATTTATTATCGCATTTTCAAAAGAATCAACCGCTTTTGGATCGTAAAGGATTACATTGGTATCCAAAACATAGTTAACCATAATTCCCCCTAAAACTTTTTAAAACATTATATATAGTTTTAATAGTTATGCAAGTATTTTGACTTTTTCATTGACATTGACACATTAAAATGTTTATAAAAGTTTTAAGCAAAGAAAAAAGGAGATAGAACATGTCAAATGAAACCAACACCCAATTTGCCATCGGCAATATTTGGTTCCCTGGTCTTTCCTACAACACATACTTGGCCAAACCTGAGGAATCAGACAAACATCAATTAGGGATCGTTCTCGATACTTCTGTGGAAAATGCAGTTTTACTCAACAAGCTTGAAGATGGGAAGCATGTTTACAGATTTGGAATCAAATTTAACTTTAAAGCCGTAAACCCCATGGAAGATAAAAATCTACTCATATTTGAAACGGTTGGCCTGATGAGTGGGGATATAATCATGGATGATGAACATGATATAGACCTGTTAAAGAACTTTATCAAAGTTAATCAAAATATGATAGCATACCCATACATAAGAACCACTGTAGATCAAATGATTACAAAAGCAGGTCTTCCACCTCTATCGATGTTGATATTCTATTAAAAGTAAGGTGGAATACCACCTTACACTTTATTCCAGGGGATTTTCCCCTCTTCTAAATATTCTTTAATACTTTTTACACAAAGATCAGCCATATTATAGCGAGTATCTTCGGATGCACTACCTATATGGGGTAGTAAAACCACATTGTCCAGGTCAAAAAGCCCCTCGTCGATAACGGGCTCATATTCATAGACATCCAAACCAGCCCCTCTAATAATATTATTTCTTAAAGCATAAACCAGATCTGACTCTTTGACTATTGGTCCCCTCCCCGCATTTACAAATATCGCAGATGGTTTCATCCTTTTAAACGTCTCCAGCGTAAAAGCATATTTAGTAGATTCATTTAATGGAGCAAGGACAACTATATAGTCTGATGTAGATACAAGTTCATCAAAAGTCACCCACTTTGCCCCTGTCAGTACCTCACCCTCAAACTTTCTGTTTCTACTATAATAAACGATATCCATCTCAAACCCCTTACAGCATCTTGCAAAAGCCTGCCCAATCCTGCCAAATCCGTAAATACCCACCCTCTTTTTATACAGATCTTGACCTAAAAAAAGGTTTGGGGTCCAGCCGGTAAACCTCCTCTCCCGGGTAAATCGGTCGGCCTCTACTATTCTTCTGGCAGCAGCTATCATGAGGGCAAAGGCCAACTCCGCAGTGGTTTCAGTAAGTATATGTGGAGTATTGCATACAAGAATACCTTTTTGTTTAGCATAATTTACGTCAATATTGTTATAACCTACGGCATAATTTACAATTATTTTCAAATTTTCCCCTGTATCTATTAGATCCCTATCTATCTTATCCGACAACATAGAGATAATACCATCAGCATCAACAACTTCTTTCAACAAAAACTTACTATCCATCTGTTTATCTTCATCGTTATATACAAGATTATAACCTGCAAAAGCATCTTTTATAGGATATGGCAATCTCTGGGTAACAATAATCTTTTTCATAATCATCACCTACCTATAATTTTTTCTTTTAAACAGATCTGTCCTTTTGGAAATGATTCTATCTATAAACAAAACACCATCGAGGTGATCGATCTCATGTTGGATTAATATAGCCTCAAACCCTTCAGTCTCTATAACCCTCATATTCCCGCTCTCATCCAAAAATTGGACCACAATCCTTGAAGCTCTGGCCACATTACCAGTATAATCAGGCACACTCATACAACCCTCACGAAATTGGGTAAGACCTTCCCATTTTACTATCTCTGGGTTTATCATAGTATTGGGGCCATGATGATCCTTGCATTTAGGGTTTTTAGAGGGGTCGATGACGATTACCCTTATTAATTCACCTATTTGGGGGGCAGCTATGCCCACAGAATGCCCAGAGGCCTCCATGGTATCTTTCAAATCCTGAATAACCCCTTTTACATAATCATCTATCACTTCAACCTCTTTTGATATCTCTTTTAAGATTGGGTTAGGATAAGTGAGCACCTCTCTTACAGCCATATCAAAACTCGAAGGTTTCTATCGATTTGACATTTACATCGATACCTAAATCCTTAGTAATAGACTTTAGATCATCAATCCAGACCTCAGAAACACTTTTTGGTACAACTACTTCCATGATCATTATATATATAGGCTTGTTCTCCTTACCTGCTACCTTAGTCTGAAGATCTACAATATTAATACCTTTTTCTGCCAGAAACTTTGACACCTTATACACAATACCCGCTTTATCAGCTCCATAAACTGAAATAGAAAAGCTTTCCCCTTCTACAACTACAGGGTTTCTATCTATCCTTTTTGCACTTATAGTCATATAATCGAGAGTTTCAAACATCTTTTCTATCTCTTTTGCACTAAAATCGACATTTTTACTAACCACGAGGATCATAGAAAAGATCCCCCTTAAAAGAGTTGAACTTGAATCCTCTATATTAAAACCGTTATCATATAGTATCTTCGTCACCTCAGCTACTATCCCAGGTCTATCCTCCGAAACAAATGTAAGAGCATAAAATCTTCTATCCATACCTTGCCTCCAAAGAGGTATTGTTAACAAATTCACCGATGATATCATTTGGCTCGATGTTATATTTTTTCGCATCCAGAGCTGTTAATATAGTTTTATAATGTTTTTTAGTCAATAAATTATATTCGTTAAGATCAAAAAGATAAGGGGCACATTTTTTCTGTTCCTTATCGGTAACCACAATCACCAGAGGGTACTGGGGTTCTTTTATATTTTCCTTAAAAACAACCGCTATCTCACCTGTATCCAAAAGGACAACTGTACCTGAAGGATATCCACCAAGTATTTCGATAAACATCTTGATTAGGAGGTTATTGAAATGTAGCCCTACATTTTTCAGCATCTCCTGTATAGCTTGAGGAGCAGATTTACCATTTCTATATGCTTTATCACTTGTAATAGCATCATAGACATCTGAAACAGAAGTAATTTTTGCAATCTTGGGTATGCTCATCTCCTTAAGCCCTTTTGGGTAACCACTACCATCCGATTTCTCATGGTGAAACAAAACAGCTTCAAGTACCGGGGTTGGAAACCTACCCTTTAACATCTCATAACCATACTCTGGGTGTTTCTTTATCATCTGGTACTCTTCCTCTGTGAGTTTAGCAGGCTTTTTGAGAATATACTCCGGTATCTTTACTTTACCCACATCATGAAGCAGCCCCCCTACACCTGCTAATTTCATCTGATCTATATCAAAACCCATTTTTCTGGCAAGAGCCATATTGAGAATGGATACATTCATAGCATGACTGATTTCGTAATCATTGCTATCTTTTATCCGGGCAATACTGGCAACTAAAGTAGGTTTTTTAAAACATTCCTCCAAAAAATTATCCACAACTATGGTGATATCCTCATAATAAATATTTTTATTAGCTCTAATATCCCCCATAATCTCATAAACAATTTCTATGCTATTTTTATGCATCCTCTGGATATGACCCACCTCTTCTATTGTAGCTGAGTATTTTTTAAGATCCTTTTGATCGATACTATGTTCCACCTCTTTAATCGTATCAATCTCTGGTCTTGTAAGATTCTCTTCAACAGAAATGAATACTTTTTCCACACCATAATTTTTCAGGATTTTAATAAATTCATCCGATTCCAAAGGCTTACCAAAAAAAGGTAGTTTAAGCCATTCCTTATCACATTTTAGGACCGTCATTCCCAACTTTAAACTGTCAATTGGAATTGCTTTTAACATATACCCCCCATATCCGCTTGACATTCGTCTCTGTTGTATTATTATAATATAAAAATGAAAA from Calditerrivibrio sp. includes these protein-coding regions:
- the mfd gene encoding transcription-repair coupling factor; protein product: MVQGANPLSLEYKEFSGLWGSARSYYLTKFIDRNKKYLVLVDDYLYERIFNELDFFLKDHLLPFPSYQHEPFEKTRIMPKIVGKRLETLIKLLNGSSGVVLCTIYGLVKKVIPSEILSSSLITIRKGDIFNRDELIYYLDYLGFIQVEIVTGEGEFSYRGDVVDFYPVNYDSPIRVEFFDNDIEAIYEYNIDTQKRTMELKEFVIIPANEGIYDLDDFKKALKSDTLKEKANLYGKFAGHHWYAPCVYKQMSTLFDYLKDWEIVYIGEHLEHEIDKFYLRLMDACGEYSVDDFILNGNFLTKQDLKKVLDKEIVWLTEVYTEGSTKLIDFKSTTFVVQGLKNSYQSLARLADFFKEYRGKGIKTVVAVESERFQTIIKDFFRDYEIDINVCKSYEELNVAKLNMYPFSITGGFINEKDHLAFFRDEDIFGFVRKGRKKGRKDVFRTNISDLEIGDYVVHVDYGIGIFKGLEHKKIGGIEGDYLTIEYEGGEILFVSLENIGQIQKYIGVGDSAPKINSLQSTKWKKLKEQAQKSAKKIAIDLLKLYAERKAKKGFAFKDDGAFLKIIEDSFEYDETEDQLNAIKDVLYDMEKEQPMDRLVCGDVGFGKTEVAVRAACKCCSSGKQVAILAPTTILVKQHFETFKKRFKYLPFRIEYISRFRSRKEISEVLKDLSRGAVDIIIGTHRLLSNDVIFKDLGLLVIDEEQRFGVAHKEKIKNLKSNIDVLAMSATPIPRTLQFSLSGIRDISIIETPPEDRLPVITNIISSEDEVKNALLHELKRGGQAYYLFNDLKKIEEVAYRIKGMLPEARVEIAHGQMDPAKVEKVLDRFYEGDLDVLVCSTIIENGIDIPNVNTIIIDGAERFGLSQLYQLKGRVGRSDRRGYCYLFVRNFNLLSILAKKRIKIIQQMSDLGSGFKIASYDLQLRGAGEMLGAEQSGHISSIGYELYIQMINDAIQELKGEHVKHVDTEIQASIPYFIPADYIVEPTERMRWYNRLSDLDRQMYLSLEEELSSNYGDIPEPVRNLLNIMYIKYLSSRISIKKVVISGKQIKFFFDDSTNIDPHTILKVLAESSIKGNFGLDNTLVLSGDNICTVCIDFLEKLQS
- a CDS encoding anaerobic glycerol-3-phosphate dehydrogenase subunit C; the encoded protein is MPHLTSNIFEELKERVSGDIFTDKLRRLMHSTDGSIFKVEPILVIYPKNRNDVVEVVSFCRKYGFSLHSRGAGSGLCGSAIGKGIVLDFSKYMNRLVEIDYDKMYFICEPGYRFGELEEFLKGKGLFFPPDPSSGEYATFGGMYGTNASGAHSVKYGNVADYILDAELILSDGSVYSISELEHADYDDLPEQFKKIYDIYINNADDIEASYPHIRYNVAGYNLKGLVENGRLNIKKLLAGSEGTLAVVTKLKFKLEPKPAYDSLVVAYFDDIISSAKAVQKLMPLGPAGIEIMDKSLLKIAKESDESLRDRIPSGIDNVLLIEFDSIDKTEVEEKAILAKKILEEERLSSSSFLAIEEDEKSRFWAVRKAAVPILYKLKGEKKILALIEDAAVPLDRLVEYFEGTYALLEKYQVNFVVYGHIAKGLMHTRPLLNLKEESDVIKLKLIADEFFDLVHSLGGAISGEHGDGRIRSCYIRQQYERIYPLFLEVKGLFDPYNILNPEIKTYHDEFQVLKNLRYGKDYKSKEVFDNLLKWNGTFLEEVEKCHGCSKCTTVTTATRMCPIYKFTRDEAAAPKAKANILRYLISGEIPDQAVFESAFQYIIDHCVNCGSCYKECPSNVNIPKMAIEARGHYVKRFGVSLEKRMLVSAELAGRYTRKFSKFINLPLHVKMVRKVAESLIGISAEREPVVFPKDCLFERVKRYEGEGDIKVLYFSGCYASYIKPEIGESAIKVLTSMGMQVITPNQHCCGLPMLSKGMVKHASDKIKENLQSWKKLVYDVDFIVVTCSSCGLSLMEEWNYLSNDSIIPVIKQKLIHISSLVNKFSDRVNFSAPAPLKVSYHMPCHLKVQRDADSSILMMKKVKGLEVEHLNSHCCGMAGSWGISSKNYELSVKIGSPMIEKLNRSNSHLGATDCPTCRMQMEHMSAKSIKHPIEIMAECIKN
- the rfaE2 gene encoding D-glycero-beta-D-manno-heptose 1-phosphate adenylyltransferase encodes the protein MAIIDRSDVKSFFSILRKQNRLVFTNGCFDILHVGHIKYLEEAKKLGDLLVVGVNSDASVRRLKGEKRPINSLNERLIMLNALKSVDFVTFFEEDTPYELIKDIMPHILVKGGDWQIDQIVGADIVLKHGGKVLSLNYEEGFATTNIIDEVLKRYGSRG